The genomic segment ACCTATGGCAACAAGGGTAACAACATTGGATTTCCATTTCGAAAACCTTGCACCACCACACTTTATCGTTTGTAACAAATACAAGAACATTTCTAATAGAAAGCTGCATTTTGACTTCtagtaaaaatatatattaacaaaatgcattatttattcaATTTAATCAACCATTTCATTTTGAGCAGCTGACAATGGTGTTACACTATCAGAGAAATGTCGATAAGATAAGCgggaataaaaacaaacaatggTTAACAAGTTAAATTAGTTTAATTCAACTAGTCATCGACTAAATAGCATTTCAGTTTGCAAATGTCTAGCGTCGTACAAACATTTGCCCTTCGGATTTTATTCTAttaatatttttctaattttctatACATATATGAGGAGAATTACAAAATCATAATGCTTGAGactaaaaaagatgtcgaaaaaTTGGTATGAAATAATTTGTTGAAGTGTTTAGAGTTTTTATTCACTTGTGAGGCTAATTGCTTTGATATGCATGAAACAATGATTCCAAATATGACGCATAAATTAAATATTATATTTGAGGTTTGCTAAAATATGCTGGAATAAACAACATcgcaataaataataaaaaaaattgattaaaaacaaatatataattTGTTAAGTGTTAATACGTCAAATGATTAAAATGAATGGAGTGCAAGAAAATACAATGAAATCGGTTAAAGCCGGTCTGTAGATGCCCTACAGCATATGGTGTGCTAAGTGCTatataaaatgtcattaaatgACTTGCTATGAGCCTGCAATCTAAATTGAGCAAAGCGCATATacaaataataacaagtaaaaaggcgttaagttcggccgagccgaactttggataccccccacctcgggtatatatgtaaaccacctttcatcaaaatccggtgaaaattgcatacgttatgttacattgcagttatatcgaaatatgttccgatttggaccaaatactaataactacaagtcattgttcaattgtgtataacaaaatattggtctttttagtagctatatctaaaaataaaccgatctgaactatatatgacacggatgtcgatataatataatatataagtcactatgtcaaatttcagtgaaatcggattctaaatgcgccttttatggggccaagattttaaatcgagatatcggtctacatggtagctatatcgaaatctggaccgattttcttcaagttgcagaaaaattttgaagagcctaacacaacacactctcccaaatttcggcgaaatcggacaataaatgtggcttttatgggcctaagaccctaaatctgagaatcggtctatatgggagctatatccaaatctggaccgatctaggccaaattgaagaaggctgtttaagagcctaacttaactcactgtaccaaattttagcaaaatcgggtaataaatgtggcttttatgggcctaagacccttaatcggaggatcggtctgtatggcagcaatatcaaaatctggaccgatctgggtcaaattgaagaaggatatcaaaggacccaacacaactcactgtcccaaattttagcaaaatcggataataaatgtagcttttatggacctaagaccccaaacaggaggatcggtctatatggcagctatatccaaatctggaccgatctgggtcaaattgaagaacgatatcgaagggcctaacacaactcactgtcccaaatgtgggcaaaatcgggcaataaatacgcctttaatgggctcaaaaccttaaatcgagagatcggactatatcgcagctatatacaaatctggaccgatctttgccatattgcagaagtatatcgaggggcttaacttaactcactgtcccaaatcgaaatcggacaataaatgcgccttttattgcccaaacaacttaaatcgagagatcggactaaattacagctatattcaaatctggaccggtctgagccaaattgaaaaaggatgtcgaaggtcctaacacaactcactgtcccaaatttcgtcgacattggacaacaaatgcgccttttatgggcgcaaaaccttaaatcgagggatcggtctatatggcagctatatctaaatctggaccgatctgggtcaaattgaagaatgatgtcgaagggcctaacactaatcactgtcccaaatttcagcaaaattggataataaatgtggcttttatgggcccaagaccttaaatcggaggatcggtttatatggcagctatatccaaatctggaccgaactgggccaatttaatgaaggatatcgaagggcctaacgcaacttactgtcccaaatttccgcaaaatcggataataattgtggcttttatgggcctaagaccctaagtcgccggtctatatcaagatatagtccgatatagcccatcttcgaacttaacctgcttatggacaaaaaaagaatctgtgcaaaatttcaggtcaatatctctatttttaaagactgtagcgtgatttcatcagacagacggacagacatgtctagatcgtcttagatttttacgctgatcaagaatatatatatactttatagggtcggaaatggatatttcgatgtgttgcaaacggaatgacaaaattaatatacccccatccttcggtggtgggtacaaaaacatcAACACCTGTTTTTGTATAATTCTACGATGATATCGAGCAAAACTAagcagaaaacaaatttaaaccatctgcgcctgggttcgaatcctagcgagaccatcagaaaaaaactttCAGAAAGTGTCGCACTAAGGCATGCCCTTcgaactcggctacaaaaaggaggacccttaccattgagcttaacttgaataggactgcactcattgatatgtgagaagtttgcccctgtcccttagtggaatgttcatgggcaaatttttcaatttgcaagATATGTGATGCACGTAAAGCGAGAACCACAACAAATTGTTTTCGCTATGCTCGACGCGTCCTATACTTTATTCTAAAACAAATAGTAGCTATTGACTATTTCGAGACGGAGGCtcccgtagcgcaaaggttaacatgtctgcctatgtcgttaaacgcctgggttcaaatcctggcaacaACATTAGACAAAACTTTTCAGCaatagttatcccctccttatgctggtgacatttgttagGTGCTTTGTCAAGTGAAAACTTCTCCTAAAAAAGGTGTTGCccagcggcatgccgttcgaactcggctataaaaaggaggttccgtATCGTTaaggttaaacttgaatcagacagcactcagtgatatttgagaagtttgcccctgctccttattGGAATGTCCATGGCCAACATTTGCAATTTACTTTCAAGAAgtttataaatgcgcttactATATATTGAAATGATATAGAatatataaatccgccccatgccactatggacatatacctaagccagtaatcggcttgttgtgcactctaaacactaaaaaagtaaccgcgAAAAAGAAAATACGAGTTAGGAATtatgtgctacttacaaaatccttaattgttttccatgccactcccctaagttggtccatgtctggcatagtgtccccacctaagtgccggtatctgttagacgcgaaagccgggctacaataaaatgcttcaacgtctcatcatctttcccgcatgcctaACACATGCTCtcccttgccgcaccgatttaacataagtgagttcgtagtcctatgtggccCGCCATGATACAAAtacctatactgacctccttcttacttcctttcagtgacAGCCTCGACTTCTACAGATCTGGATCCCCGCCCccagaattttcgccgtcccaccgaccgtttcgctgttccacagggttgtatgcgcattcgtcgcccacgcccttaactcggactgcgtcgaaccgaaaggcttcgggttaaccgagtttattgacggcagtcctctggccttcaccaccaaatcgtctgacctttcttttccccttactcctttatggccaagactgttcgtgaccttgttgtcctggttgttattgccatatggcaattttactgtcggtaaagatgtttacgctcgatgtcctcgcgttagcaccacaccaactcacgcattccgtgatcgcccggatctccgaatgatcaggcagtctcaaacagatctcagtccctgggttttcaatgtagacctcaggcccactttgtcttctagctttgatccatccgtgtaacatgatcttccagacggcaatactggggttccgtcaatccaagactgtgtcgctggcagcaatgcctcgcactcgacctcaggaAACGGCTTTACActtgtggagatttatctgcagaaaccggaccatagtcgggattcagaatttccaccagcctcgtcttctgagtccgccaggagtcatcctcacaagattcgttcgatctggtcatgatgagtttccttacgcatcctCAGCTGCAATCTAccgggttgcggatagtggaacgctccatacgaagtagctgcaacggcagtcgcggacagtcagcggtatcgaacggagagtctcagtgagagtccgggtggcactggctcttgcacaaatactgagagcctatgatgctcgatatgacaaggcatgGCGCCTTTACATAACctatggccaccttgttcccgcgacaatcggtcctttggaccggaacgagcttgcttacacAGGAGCTTGACTAAGATCGCCAtctccatatgaaaatgtggctacaacaacaaccatttcgATATAATCTCATGACTATTAAGTAGGTGACGTGGGTTTGTGTtgggctaaatcgattttgTGGAACGTTccggtagctgagttggtagctAGCTTAGCATACCAGTTCGGCAATATCTCAAGGGACTAACAATTGTCTACCTACCTTGTCTAttaactaaattaattttttgcaaaaatcccCAGGAAAACAGTTTTTATTaaccaaatttaatttctttttttcccaAACAGAAAAAATGGCTAAAGAAATGTCTAAGTCCCACAGAAGATCCACCAGATACCGCAATTGTACGACTTATCGTTATGAAAACACATGAAATCAAAGGTGCCAAAGCAATTTGGAATAATTCCAAAACAATCGATCTTACATTCGGCAATCGGTTTTCAAtgtggaaattttgtgttctaaTGCACAAAATACTCCACGATGGACACAGTCAAGTATTAAGCGATGGTTTACTGTTTCAAGAACAATTAATTAAATATGCCAATTATTGGCGAGCTCAGAGCAGCGATTACGCTATGTCAGAGTGCATTGTACGATATTGTCAAGTGCTGaatcgcaaaatttcatttcacaaTACGTACCCCATGTTCAAAGGAAGTTTTCGATTGAATGATGACAGCTGTTTGGATGTTAATTCAAGGTATGTTACTGTAATCGTATTTATAGCCAACACCACGaccggcaaaaattaaagcttctcagaaccgaacaaggatgaccgaaagaccggtttacatcgcagctatatcgggttatagactgatttggaccatacttgttggaagtcgtaacagaacactacatgctaaatttcagcgaaatcgggcaaaaatttcggcttgtaagggcttaaaaagtcaaatcgggagatcggtttataggggagctatatcaggttatagaccgatccgtaccgtactttgcacaattatttaaagtcttaacagaacactatcagccaaatcggacaaaaattgtggtttgtaagggctcaagaagtcaaatcgggagaccggtttataggggagctatatcaggttatagactgatttggaccatatttggcacacttgttgtaacaaaacaccgcatgcaaaatttcatccaaatcgggcacaaattgcggcttgttaaggactaaagaagtcaaatcgggagattggtttagtgagctggttatagaccgatttggaccgcacttggcacagttgttggaagccataacaaaacactacatgcaaaatttcagccgaataagacacaaattacggcttgtaagggctcaataggTCAGatcgaggatcggtttatatgggagctatatagtatagttgttggaagtcataacagaacactatatgccaaatttcagtcaaatccgattgcggcttccaggcgctcaagaattcaaatcgggaaatcggtttatatgggagctacatctaaatctgatccgatatggcccatttgctatctcaaacgacctacatcaacctctgagcgccggacattTATCcgtcagaagaaggccgattgggctggcttcagagagtacgcCAATCACCGCTTCAGCGAACCACagcaaattccgagacatcatcaacgcagcagccgttcGCTTtgtaccagccggtcgaatacccgaAGTGTGGGCCAATTTTCCGGAGCAGGCTATGATACTCGCAGACGAACGTGATGGGATTCATTGCTCGGACCTCACTAACtctagaatcagcgagctgaatctggaaattaacagGGTAGTGAATGaaaataagcggaatttgtggctggaacacacttaggtaccggtttatgCAAGTTGTGgtttactgttaagtcactctcgagcCCCGGTAGACGAGACGACTGgatctcagtcacttttggcgaagttatcgtgactgatccgaagaggtgcGCCTTGTTgctcaaccgtcaatttattgtgcataccgagagtgacagggctaggaggagagccattcgccgtatccgtgatCTCCATCACAAtcttaccgtggacgaagt from the Stomoxys calcitrans chromosome 1, idStoCalc2.1, whole genome shotgun sequence genome contains:
- the LOC106086609 gene encoding huntingtin-interacting protein 1-related protein isoform X1, producing MLETKKDVEKLKKWLKKCLSPTEDPPDTAIVRLIVMKTHEIKGAKAIWNNSKTIDLTFGNRFSMWKFCVLMHKILHDGHSQVLSDGLLFQEQLIKYANYWRAQSSDYAMSECIVRYCQVLNRKISFHNTYPMFKGSFRLNDDSCLDVNSSFALCLDICDYLEDLLQLQRAVFQNLAMHNISADSKKGSCRLLPLVTIIDECGILYEHCVTVLQSLHYQMPTEDISGLADRFSSVIFHELLYFFEYVRSNNLTPNSVEIPTLPMAVPIQVNRVVADLRHFPEPSAPSIMDFMLSS